A window of Thermoanaerobacterium sp. PSU-2 genomic DNA:
CCGTCATATTCGGAAATAAATTAAAGTGCTGAAAAACCATGCCGACTTTTTGACGTATCTTATTTATATCAGCTTTTTTGTCGTTAATTTTTTCCCCTTCGATGTATATGTCACCTTTTGTCGGCTCCTCAAGAAGGTTTATGCACCTTAATATAGTGCTTTTCCCAGAACCACTTGGACCGATTATTACCAAAACTTCACCTTTTTTTACTTCTAAGCTTACACCTTTTAAGACTTCTAAATTGCCAAATCTTTTATGGAGGTTATCAACGCGTATCACCTGTCCTTAACCTCCTTTCAAACTTGCTTAAAAGCCTTGAGAATACCAGTGTCATCACAAAGTAAATAGCTGCTATTATTATAAGCGGCTCAAATGCCCTGTATGTGACACTTGATACTATCTCTGCTTGCCTTGTAAGATCTGCAAAGCCTATGACAGACACTATAGACGATTCTTTCAACATTACGACAAATTCGTTGCCTAAAGCCGGCAAAATATTCTTTATTGCCTGGGGAATTATGACGTACCTCATCGCCATGCTGTGGGACATGCCTAAAGAGCGAGAGGCTTCCATCTGTCCCGGATCCACTGCCTGAATGCCTGAGCGTA
This region includes:
- a CDS encoding amino acid ABC transporter permease yields the protein MNLDFSSMPQYTQLFINGLIMTIELTIISVAIGAVLGLIVALMKMSSVKILSFIGSAYVEIIRGTPLLVQILIIYNGLPQFGIKFPGFVVGIIALSMNSAGYVAEIIRSGIQAVDPGQMEASRSLGMSHSMAMRYVIIPQAIKNILPALGNEFVVMLKESSIVSVIGFADLTRQAEIVSSVTYRAFEPLIIIAAIYFVMTLVFSRLLSKFERRLRTGDTR